From the genome of Rana temporaria chromosome 8, aRanTem1.1, whole genome shotgun sequence:
ACTATTGCCTCATCTTGTGGCATCTACTTATACTACCTACAATTTTAGGAGTTGGAAGAACTAGGGCAGTGCAACAGTCAACTAACATTAGACAAATCATTAAATCCCCTTCCCTTTTGAAGCAATCAAATAGTATGGTATAGTTACTTGGCTCTGGTGATGCCATGGTGGAGACAATGATGGGTGGTCCAGTCCTTCTGGTTACTTTCTGGTAGGGCGATTGGAGAGAGTGCTGATTAGGCATGGTAGGCGGCGGTAAGCTCATTGTGGTTTCCATATGACTCCCATGTTTGCGTAGAAGCTGAGGGCTACAGTGAGGGCTGTGTAGAGGAGAAGTGGGTGGAAGGCGATCCCTTTTCAAAAGCTCCATGGGCACAGTGTAACTAGTAGGGTAAGCAGTTTTTGGCCCACTGGGGATGTTTGTGTGTACAACAGTCATGGGTATGCCAGACTGGGCAGGGTAGGCCGACGCTGGGCGAGGTTGAAAAGGAATGGAGTATCCAGTAGTTTGCATGAACTGTGGGTTTTGGGCACTCATTCCACAAGCTGGGTAGTTGGCTGCCTCCATTAAGTGCTGGGATGGGGCACTAGAAGGACGGCGGCTAAGTTCAGCCATTCGAGGTGAGACCGGCTGCAATGACAAGGAATGTTGAGGGTTGGAAACTCCATCCATCATTTGGTTATTTAAGGGTTGTGTACTGAAATCCCCGCGCATGAGATCTCCCCGGTGGCTGAAGCTATTTGAGCGAGCTCGAGACCTCAGGGAGTTGCTTTTCTGTGGATCTTGTCTCAGCATCTGCAAATCTGCCCGGTAGCTCTTGATAAGACCTGAAAGTAGTCTCGCCTGGCCAAGATTAGCAGCCACTGATTTAATGTCATGTTCTTCCATGACAGCCAGTGAGCTGGGCGTGTCGAACCCCTGCTGAATCAATGCACCAAGAGTTGCTTCAGAAAGGCCTTCACTCCTCAAAGTTGTAAGGAACTCCATATCTACAGCCCTCTTTAGTTCAGCTCCAGAAAGTGACACTGGGGCCTGAGGATGCGATTGAGTTAGTGTGCCATCGTAGGCATCATATGTCATCTTAGCAGTGACATTATCCCTTACTGAGCCATATCCCCGATTTGCAGAGATAGAGGAAGTCCCCAGAGTGCCATCCATGGCAGCAGATGAACTGGGCTCCACCACCAGGCAGGTAGGAGCTGCTTGCCTCCCTCCTGTGGAATCAATGGCTCGTTCCATCATATCATTATAAATCAGTCTATTGGAGAACGTAGACGCCTCTGAGCCATATCTAGGGTTGGGTAGATCTACTGTGTATCTGGCGGGGGATGAATCGCGACTCCTGGAACGTTGTCCCTCGGTGATGACTCTACCTGTAGGATCTCTGTACAAGCGACCCACTTCTTGCGACTGATAGGGACGTGCAGGTGCCTGTTCCCAGGCCGTGCGACTTGTAGGAGGACCATAAGCATGTCCTGCACGATTTAATATTGGATCTCTGTAATAACGAGGATCCTCCAGGGATCTTCCAGGCAGGGAAGGCTCATTATAATAATCGTGGGTTTGCACAGATCCACGCCCAGACATTGCCATTTGCCTCTCGTTGGGAAAGCCGAAGTCTGGGACTGAGGTATTCCTCACTGGCCTGCGGTCCTGACGCACCAGGTGACCTTGCTGACCTCGGATATATGCGTCTGGGTACGGAGAGAGG
Proteins encoded in this window:
- the CTBP2 gene encoding C-terminal-binding protein 2 isoform X1, translated to MPVPGRNTNISRSRSWDAAGWYEGSWEGDISSSGSHRAAGINNSLTYNGEEAFYKLPSSRSRDILVPGSSEIKADLSPYPDAYIRGQQGHLVRQDRRPVRNTSVPDFGFPNERQMAMSGRGSVQTHDYYNEPSLPGRSLEDPRYYRDPILNRAGHAYGPPTSRTAWEQAPARPYQSQEVGRLYRDPTGRVITEGQRSRSRDSSPARYTVDLPNPRYGSEASTFSNRLIYNDMMERAIDSTGGRQAAPTCLVVEPSSSAAMDGTLGTSSISANRGYGSVRDNVTAKMTYDAYDGTLTQSHPQAPVSLSGAELKRAVDMEFLTTLRSEGLSEATLGALIQQGFDTPSSLAVMEEHDIKSVAANLGQARLLSGLIKSYRADLQMLRQDPQKSNSLRSRARSNSFSHRGDLMRGDFSTQPLNNQMMDGVSNPQHSLSLQPVSPRMAELSRRPSSAPSQHLMEAANYPACGMSAQNPQFMQTTGYSIPFQPRPASAYPAQSGIPMTVVHTNIPSGPKTAYPTSYTVPMELLKRDRLPPTSPLHSPHCSPQLLRKHGSHMETTMSLPPPTMPNQHSLQSPYQKVTRRTGPPIIVSTMASPEPSMRPQTVNGPMHPRPLIALLDGRDCTVEMPILKDLATVAFCDAQSTQEIHEKVLNEAVGAMMYHTITLTREDLEKFKSLRVIVRIGSGFDNIDIKAAGDMGVAVCNIPSAAVEETADSTICHILNLYRRNTWLYQALREGTRVHSVEQIREVASGAARVRGETLGLIGFGRVGQAVAVRAKVFGFSIIFYDPYLQDGTERALGVQRVYTLQDLLYQSDCVSLHCNLNEHNHHLINDFTIKQMRQGAFLVNTARGGLVDEKSLAQALKEGRIRGAALDVHESEPFINKKDESLRCGGAAADTDKYAQGPLKDAPNLICTPHTAWYSEQASLEMREAAATEIRRAITGRLPDSLRNCVNKEFLVATTQWTTMEQPGTNVELNGATYRSVCAQPLQGEKR
- the CTBP2 gene encoding C-terminal-binding protein 2 isoform X2 gives rise to the protein MPVPGRNTNISRSRSWDAAGWYEGSWEGDISSSGSHRAAGINNSLTYNGEEAFYKLPSSRSRDILVPGSSEIKADLSPYPDAYIRGQQGHLVRQDRRPVRNTSVPDFGFPNERQMAMSGRGSVQTHDYYNEPSLPGRSLEDPRYYRDPILNRAGHAYGPPTSRTAWEQAPARPYQSQEVGRLYRDPTGRVITEGQRSRSRDSSPARYTVDLPNPRYGSEASTFSNRLIYNDMMERAIDSTGGRQAAPTCLVVEPSSSAAMDGTLGTSSISANRGYGSVRDNVTAKMTYDAYDGTLTQSHPQAPVSLSGAELKRAVDMEFLTTLRSEGLSEATLGALIQQGFDTPSSLAVMEEHDIKSVAANLGQARLLSGLIKSYRADLQMLRQDPQKSNSLRSRARSNSFSHRGDLMRGDFSTQPLNNQMMDGVSNPQHSLSLQPVSPRMAELSRRPSSAPSQHLMEAANYPACGMSAQNPQFMQTTGYSIPFQPRPASAYPAQSGIPMTVVHTNIPSGPKTAYPTSYTVPMELLKRDRLPPTSPLHSPHCSPQLLRKHGSHMETTMSLPPPTMPNQHSLQSPYQKVTRRTGPPIIVSTMASPEPSMRPQTVNGPMHPRPLIALLDGRDCTVEMPILKDLATVAFCDAQSTQEIHEKVLNEAVGAMMYHTITLTREDLEKFKSLRVIVRIGSGFDNIDIKAAGDMGVAVCNIPSAAVEETADSTICHILNLYRRNTWLYQALREGTRVHSVEQIREVASGAARVRGETLGLIGFGRVGQAVAVRAKVFGFSIIFYDPYLQDGTERALGVQRVYTLQDLLYQSDCVSLHCNLNEHNHHLINDFTIKQMRQGAFLVNTARGGLVDEKSLAQALKEGRIRGAALDVHESEPFIYAQGPLKDAPNLICTPHTAWYSEQASLEMREAAATEIRRAITGRLPDSLRNCVNKEFLVATTQWTTMEQPGTNVELNGATYRSVCAQPLQGEKR